The nucleotide sequence TACAAAGAGTTCTGGGACTCTCTTAGCAATGATGTGTGTGGACTGGTCAAGCGAGCCTTTGAGGGTGAGCCAATGAATGCGGCTATTTTTGATACTCTCGTTGTTCTAATTCCTAAAGTGGAAGTTCCCTCTTCCTTACGGGAGTTTCGACCTATTAGCTTATGTAATGTTATTTATAAAATTGTCACAAAGGTTCTAGTTAATAGGTTCAGACCTTTCCTGTTGGAGATCATTGGTCCTTTGCAAGGAGGGTTCATTCCAGGAAGAGGAACCACAAAGAATATTATCATTGGTCAGGAGATTATGCACTTCATGAGGAACACTAAGTCTTGAAAAGGGACCATGGCGTTCAAGATTGATTTagaaaaagcttatgacagagtAGACTGGCATTTTTTGGAAGCTACGTTGGTCCGGTTTGGGTTTTCAAAGGCTACTATTAATCTTATATTGAATTGTGTGACTTCCTCTTCGTTGGCAGTTTTATATTGAATTGTGTGACTTCCTCTTCCAAAGAGAGGGTTGAGGCAAGGAGATCCCATGTCTCCTTATCTATTTGTACTCTGTATGGAAATGCTTGCCTGCTTTATCTCTCATAGAGTTTCCCAAGGTTTGTGGAACCGGTAGCGGCTTCTAGGAACAAACCACGACtctctcatttgatgtttgcagatgatctTTTGCTTTTCTGTAAGGCATCGAAAGCTCAAGTAATAGAGGTTATACATTGCCTGGACTTGTTTTCTAGAGCGTCAGGTTTGAAGGTAAATCTTTATAAGTCAAAGGCCCAGTGTTCCAAGAGGGTGTCGGAGAGGAGAAAATAGGTTCTCTTAGGGGTCTTTAACATCCGGTTCTGCAATGATTTGGGTAAATACCTGGGAATTAACATCGGTCATGCCAGAGCTTCCAGGAAGACGGCTCAGGAGGTTATTGAAAAAATTTCGAGGAAGCTCTCCAGCTGGAAAGGATGCCTGCTGAATAAGGCAGGGAGGCTTTGTCTTGTTAAATCGGTTATGGCCTCTATCCCGGTTTATGAAATGTAAATTTCTCGTCTCCCGAAGTATGCATGTAATAAAATTGATTCCTTGATGAGACAATTCTTGTGGAAAGGCCAAGCGATCGGCAAAGGGCTACCTCTGGTCAGGTGGGAGGTCGCCATAACTCCTAAAAGAGTAGGAGGATTGGGTATTAGGGATACTACCTGTGCTAACATGGCGCTTCTGAAAAAGTTGGTATGGGATTGTCTAAATAATAGTGAGAAGTTGTGGGTGCAGGTTCTGAAGCATAAATATCTCAGGAATCAATCTGGTATGAATGAAAACAGTAGAAATTCTTCATCGGCTACCTGGAAGAACATTGTTAGTGCCTATGTGCATCTCAAGGAAGGGCTTCATTGGAATATTGGGGATGTCCATAAATCAGTTTGGTATGATGAGTAGACTCCTTTAAGTAAGCTTTGCAACCTTGTTCCTTATGTACAtatttctgaatcagatttcATGGTGGCTGACTTGTGAAAAGGGGTGTCTTGGGAGGTTGATAGTCTTACCATGCCTATTCCGCATGAGATTAAGCAGTTTGTTTGTGGTATGAGATATCCTAGTTCGACTGAGTTGGAGTCACAGTGGGAGTGGTGGCCTGCAGCAACAAAAAAGTATAGGGCAAGGGAGGGTTATAGATGGTTATTAGAGAAAACATTAAATTAGAATGCCAATAGTAACTGGAACTGGTTGTGGAATACAAACATTCCAGAGAAGTTCAAATTTACTATGTGGCTTGGCTTACATGATGCTCTACCAACTGAGACCTTTCGATTCAAACGGCATTTAGCTTCTTCAGATATGTGTAAGAGATGTAACAAGGCGCAGGAGACTATGGAGCATTGCCTTAGAAACTGTGAACGATAAAAGGCAATTTGGCATATGTTGGATCCTAGTATCTTGGACTCGACAGCTGGTACTGTTCTTGAAGAGTGGTTTCAAAAGGCCTTGGCTAACAATGAGGCGTCTTTTGGTGTAGGACTTTGGTGGGTATGGAGATCTAGGTGCAATGACATATTCAATACTGACAACCCTTGGACAGACCACAAGGTTGTTGCCTTGGCCAGAATTACCGCCAAGGACTTATAGGTTTACAAGAATCAAAACAATGCCTTTAGGTCTCTCCGAAATTGTCTGTGTTGGTAACCACCGGTAAACACcagttttaaagttaattgtgatgcaagcttGTATCAGGATTCAAATTTAGCAGGATTTAggtgtattattagagattctGAGGGAGATTGGATCTCGAGCTGTTCTGGAAGCATTTCCCCTGGTCTATCATTagatgtgaattatttgctgcttggagggggctggttttagcttgggattacggtttgagggatattatatgtgaaacgGATTGCCTTAACATTCTGCCCatcatgcatgagcttacaagtgggtattcatctgaagtaacagatttggttcacaagattcatgagcttttatctcgtccttggcttgttcacgttgagtgggtgtcccgagaagcaaatagagTTGCGGATTGGATGGCTAGATATGGTGCCAAAagtaactctaatcatgttatttggtctgagCATTGTGCTGATCTCCAGCAAATCATTCGCTCGGATATAGGATAgtgtttgctttgtttctttccatgtttagacaccaaaaaaatttatttgatacaaaatttgtcaaaaactaattcgaaaaaaaaaatcttttataataatattataataatcttttattataataatgttatatatatatgagtaatattaattcaaaaatataatGAACTTAAAATGACTCAAATTGAAATAATAATCTTAGtccaaacaaattttaaataaaaagaacaaaaaataaatataagtgttaacttttgtttaattctttaaaaGAAATTTTAATACTCCAAAGCTTCAAGGACTTCAAGTTTGAGTTCACCTATAGTGTTGGAAATATATGTTGAACGTAGAACTAACTCACTCTTTTATGTGATTTCAACAATTAGGTTAGTTACCGCAGCAAAcactttaatttaaaaatatctaaaaaataatCTCAAAGTGTAGTCCAAATCTAAAATCATAATTTAAATAAAGTCCTAAACCTCAAACTTTAGtccaaattaaatttatttttaaattaaattagtccctataattttatttttaaatttttattatattaaaactaaactcaaataatttttttatcaaaaatattatttattatctattatatattactaatttataatcaaaatatgttacatgtcactttctcattgcaatagaaatcaaatcttttcttccaaaattaaagagttctacTCTTCTttctactaattttacaaccaaaatgtataTACCACATGTCACTTCTTCAttgcaattaaaattaaattttttttccaaaattaaaaaattcttccttcttccttgctaattttacaacaaaaatataccACATATCATCCCTCATAACAATTAAATtaaatcttttcctccaaaattaaagagttctttcATTCTCCCTCTCCCTTTATCTATCTCTCTTattccttcaaccactctatctcttttatatatcattattaatgactaattacaaatttgacaataaaaatatacaacatgatattttttaattgtattaaaattaaaattaaaatattaaaatcaattATTAGTAATAAGTTAAATACTTTTacatgaaaataataactaaaaatcttattatttgatttttatctACGGACACCCTGGTCTTCTTAGCCAACGGTAATTTTTGTCTCGAtctttttgtaaaagtagtttaattctaaaaattttttgtgtCATAATCTATAATATAAGGACAAAATTGAGGtagttttaaaagatttatattcccTAAATATACTTACAAGTAAAAATATTAGTTTATACACTAAAATATTAGTGCACCCCGTGTTATTCATTTTTGTTGTCTCCCCCACTAATATAGAACCCCAAACTGTCTTAACAAATTTCCTACTCCTACTCCTTTGGATCACTCATACTTCCACAAACTATTTTCCTGCATTTTCCACCGCAAATACCACTAAAATCTCTCTGAAAActaacactctctctctctcacaaactgaatttttctctttctttgtttttgcctacccttccttcttccttcaaacAACAAGGAAAGGTTTGAGCTCAACATCAATGGCACCAGCGTTTTCGAAGGGACGTGGCAATAAGAGGCCATCATCAACATCTTACACTTCAACCGTCACAACACTAGTCTTCGTTGCACTATGTGTCTTCGGTGTATGGATGGTAGCTTCCAACTCTATGGTCTCATCACCTAAACGCGCAACGATAACCACCCACACCGCCATTGATAACACCGAAGAAGAACTCCTTGAATCCGTAACTaacaccaacaacaacaatgacaacCCAGACGAATCATCTGATCAAACCGTTAACAACAACCAAGATGATTCATCTGACGGCATAACGAAAAGCGAAGAATCTGAATCAAACGAAAATGGTTCATCAGACAATAACAATTCTGATGATGGTGCCCTGTTATCATCAACTCAGAACGAAGCATCATCGGAGTCAAACGAAAATGGTTCATCAGACAATGATAACAACAACCAGATTAAAGCAAGTCAGAAGGATGAAGAAAATCAAGAACAAAGCACCAGTATGGAGTCTCAGAATAATAATGTGGACACCGGTGGAAGCGAAAGCCAAGAACAAAGCTCGTTAGGTAATGACGAACAAGAGAATGAAAAGCAGTTGAGAGAGGATAAAGGGGAAAATGACGATAGTACACAGGAAGCAGAGAAGCCGAAAGcagagaagaaaaggaagaaaccaTCAAAGCAGGAGGAAGCAAAGGGTGATGATGATAATAACAATGATTTGGAGTGGCATCTATGCAATGTAACTGCAGGATTTGATTTTATACCGTGTTTGGATAATGAAAAGTATCTCAAGTATTCACATAGGAAACACTATGAGCATAGGGAACGCCATTGCCCTGAGGATGCACCTACTTGCTTAGTTCCACTTCCAAACGGTTACAAAGAACACATACCATGGCCTAGCAGCAGAGATAAGGTGACGTCATGTAAAATATTCATATGATGATAATgagatttaattttctaatttcatgGGCTTAAAGATTGTAGTTTTTCTTGTTAAAATAGATATGGTACCATAATATACCACACACAAAGCTGGCAGAGGTGAAGGGGCACCAGAATTGGGTGAAGTTAACGGGTGAATTCTTGACATTTCCAGGAGGTGGCACCCAGTTTATTCATGGAGCTCTCCACTACATTGATTTTCTTCAAAAGGTACGTAGAGTCAAGCATTGAGCATTTGTTGTAAGATAATGTAGTAATTATATTAAGAATGTTGCTATCGTGCCTACATTTAAGTTGGTGAATTTTGAATAGAAGTGGGTAATTGGTGATTTGCAGGCGGAAGCAGGGATTGCATGGGGAAAACACACAAGGGTGATATTGGATGTTGGGTGTGGGGTGGGTAGTTTTGGAGGTTATCTATTTGAAAGAGATGTAATTGCAATGTCATTTGCACCGAAAGATGAGCATGAAGCACAAGTGCAATTCGCCCTTGAGAGAGGGATACCAGCCTTATCAGCTGTCATGGGTACCCAAAGGCTCCAATTCCCCGGTCGCGTCTTTGATCTTGTCCATTGTGCACGTTGTCGTGTACCTTGGCATGAAGATGGTACGCTTTCTTCTTACTATATGTCTTCTTCCTCAACAGTAATGCTACGTCACTAGCAAATATTACTATTTTTTTAGGTGGCTTGCTGCTTTTGGAATTGAACCGCGTTTTGAGGCCAGGGGGTTTCTTTGTTTGGTCTGCTACTCCTGTGTATCAGACGCTCAAAGAAGATGTTGAAATATGGAAGCGTATGATAACAAACCAACTTAATTCTCTTTCTCATTCAAAAAATCATCATTTCTATTATAGGGACTTACGGCGTGTTATTCTCTTGTAGAAATGTCTGCTCTAACGAAAGCCATGTGCTGGGAGCTGGTGACCATAAAAAATGATACATTGAACCAAGTTGGTGCTGCTTTCTTCCGAAAACCTGTGTCCAACGAATGCTATGAGCAAAGGGAGGAAAATGAACCTCCTATGTGCAAAGATGATGATGACCCAAATGCTGCCtggtaattttcgaaatttctaaTTGCATGCTAAGGATTTTTATATTGACTATAACACTTTAAAAATACTTAAAAGATATATTGTTAAAATTAATATCacaattttctatatttttatttttattttgtaaataaaaagttttatgaaatatatattaatattacAGGTACGTACCACTACAAGCATGCCTGCACAAGTTGCCAGGCGAGAAGAGTGAGAGAGGAGCCGAATGGCCTGAAGCATGGCCGGAAAGGCTACATAAAGCCCCATACTGGTTAAGCGACTCGCAAGTAGGCATCTTCGGAAAACCACTTCCTCAAGATTTTGTCGAAGAAGATCAACGTTGGAAAGATGTTATAGACGAGCTTAGCAATAATGGTGTTAGTTGGTCTAATATCAGAAATGTCATGGACATGCGAGCTGTTTATGGCGGGTACCTACATCTTTATTTATTAAACTTAATTAAACTGCATTAATTAATAATCAAAGCCGAAAAAGAGTCTTAGAATAACGGTTGAGTTGTCTCCGTGTGATCTTAAGATCACAGATTCAATTTGTGAAAACAGCCACTAATATAATTATTAAGTTAGACTGTCTAGATAAAATCCTGTAGATTACGACTCTTTTTTTAGATCTGTGTTAACATTTTTTATTCTCTACCCACTATTATTCCAGTGTTATTAGCGAGAGCATTTTGGGGTAGTTATTaatgttcaatttttttttgtagaTTTGCTGCAGCTCTAAGGGATCTTCAACTTTGGGTATTCAATGTGGTGAACATTGATTCTCCGGACACACTTCCTATTATCTATGAGCGTGGTCTAATTGGAATTTATCATGATTGGTGTGAATCCTTTAGCACCTATCCAAGAACTTATGATCTTCTACATGCAGATCAGCTCTTCTCAAAGCTAAAGAATAGGTATCCATTTATCTTCACCAAATACATCAAtttataagaaaaatattattcaaaatatTAAAGGGGTTTAAGTAACAATATTTCAAGTAAACAAGAAGCATATACTACAATTAAATCAAACTGAGTATTTGATACAAAATTATGAGACCCTAAATTAGGTTACAAACATATGATATTTGAAATAAACTTAGTGTTgtgtaaaaaaaattacattttagaTCGCGTTTTCTGTTAAATCTCTCTTCCTATACCAAACTATTAAATCACATCGTATGCATGAAAGCATTAATATGATAATTCtactatttttatccataaaaatttaaaatatagacaaaagactataaataaatcaaattagttttgtatttataaaaaataaaaaattgtcaaaatttaaaatattattaacaaatctacatataaataaaattattatttaNNNNNNNNNNNNNNNNNNNNNNNNNNNNNNNNNNNNNNNNNNNNNNNNNNNNNNNNNNNNNNNNNNNNNNNNNNNNNNNNNNNNNNNNNNNNNNNNNNNNNNNNNNNNNNNNNNNNNNNNNNNNNNNNNNNNNNNNNNNNNNNNNNNNNNNNNNNNNNNNNNNNNNNNNNNNNNNNNNNNNNNNNNNNNNNNNNNNNNNNNNNNNNNNNNNNNNNNNNNNNNNNNNNNNNNNNNNNNNNNNNNNNNNNNNNNNNNNNNNNNNNNNNNNNNNNNNNNNNNNNNNNNNNNNNNNNNNNNNNNNNNNNNNNNNNNNNNNNNNNNNNNNNNNNNNNNNNNNNNNNNNNNNNNNNNNNNNNNNNNNNNNNNNNNNNNNNNNNNNNNNNNNNNNNNNNNNNNNNNNNNNNNNNNNNNNNNNNNNNNNNNNNNNNNNNNNNNNNNNNNNNNNNNNNNNNNNNNNNNNNNNNNNNNNNNNNNNNNNNNNNNNNNNNNNNNNNNNNNNNNNNNNNNNNNNNNNNNNNNNNNNNNNNNNNNNNNNNNNNNNNNNNNNNNNNNNNNNNNNNNNNNNNNNNNNNNNNNNNNNNNNNNNNNNNNNNNNNNNNNNNNNNNNNNNNNNNNNNNNNNNNNNNNNNNNNNNNNNNNNNNNNNNNNNNNNNNNNNNNNNNNNNNNNNNNNNNNNNNNNNNNNNNNNNNNNNNNNNNNNNNNNNNNNNNNNNNNNNNNNNNNNNNNNNNNNNNNNNNNNNNNNNNNNNNNNNNNNNNNNNNNNNNNNNNNNNNNNNNNNNNNNNNNNNNNNNNNNNNNNNNNNNNNNNNNNNNNNNNNNNNNNNNNNNNNNNNNNNNNNNNNNNNNNNNNNNNNNNNNNNNNNNNNNNNNNNNNNNNNNNNNNNNNNNNNNNNNNNNNNNNNNNNNNNNNNNNNNNNNNNNNNNNNNNNNNNNNNNNNNNNNNNNNNNNNNNNNNNNNNNNNNNNNNNNNNNNNNNNtgaatacaaaattaattttattaattaaatgatTAAATTTATCAGCATTTTAAAATTTCATAGAAATTTCCTCTTACAACATAGAAATTGAGTCACTCTTTTTTGTTATGTTATTTTGGGTTCTCCAGGTGCAAACTTGCTCCTGTTATAGTAGAAGTTGATAGAATAGTGAGACCAGGAGGGAGCTTGGTTGTCCGTGATGAATCCAACGCCATTAGCGAAGTGGAAAGTTTGTTAAAATCTCTGCATTGGGAAGTAACCTTATCCAAAGACCAAGAAGGAGTGCTCTTTGCCAAAAAAGGGTATTGGAGACCCACCTCTTTTGTATCAGTGTTCTAATCTTTATGATCAAATTTTGCTTCCCACAATATATAGTTACAATATTTTACTGGTGTGTATCATTCACCTACTACACCAATCACTCAATAGATAGAGATTTTACAGTTGTTAGTGTAAAATGACATTGTGTTCAAAGATTTCATTCGGAGTTAGTTAATTTTACTGCTATACATTATTTAATAAAACTAAACTAGTCATCAAATACAAATAGTGTAGTCTTGTATATTAAAGTATTTTCCGAGTTAATTGAACTggtttataaaatatatatgacAACATAAACATCCTTAACGCCATCATGGAACATGCATGTATAATTGCTACTGGACAATAATTCTTAAACCACCGACCTTTTTTTTCTCTCCAAAGTATAGAGATCGAGATTTAGCCGTCCATCTCGTATCGATCATCCGAAATCTTAAAAatctaattctaattaattaGGGATAATTTTTGTtggataaaataaattaattttatatccaCCTCCATATTAGAATAATTATAAATGATCACGAGAGAAGTAAATTTgtcaaattgaataaaaaaataaagaattagaaATTTTCACATATTACCAAATTGTCAAAAGATTTGAGAATTTATATTTCATAtgatattttatacaaaatctcaGAAAATTCAAGAATGTTATAGGTTTGCTTACAATATGTTAAAAGTGTTTAGAATATAGTAgtcaaatataaattataaagtttGATTACATGTTAAAGGCAAATCAAAAGTAATCAACAATAGTGACTAGATATATAGTGGTGAGTCATTATTCATCAAGCTAATAAAAGACAACTAGTGTAACAAGTTGaactttttataaattttatcacTTCCATTCTAAATTTTCAATTCATGCTTAGTTGTTAtaagaattattattttattataaaaatttatttatataaaaattttatatgttaCAAGTTTTACCACCTCCATTTCAACTCATGCGTAGTtgtttatagccaataataacctTTCTAGCAATTAAGTATGTTCTCACATTTTGCCTATATAAAGGCTTAAATCCCATGCACTTTAATAATCTCTTCATATGAATGAAAAtgtattgaattattaaaaattttcttctatttagtgagtgtgttgttgttgagtttgaaaataaaaaaataataataatatcatttATGTAAATGAATGATCCTGATGTTaatcaattataaaaattatacttctaatttttaatatttaggaGATGTATTATGAAATTCAtcattttttgaatattaattaaacaatatataaaaattgagTTTGATTATTATTAACAATTTTAATAATTCTATTAATTAGAGCGCTATTTAATATAAGAATGATAAGTGTCACTTTACATTTCTAAGAATGTAAGTTTTTTCttctataaaaaaaatgataTGAATAAGTCATAGCTTGTCAACTCAGCATATATAAGCCAGTCAATAATTCATTAGATTGGAGCTTAAatggattttgaaataaaaaatatgtgTGTAATTAGGGCTGGCAATACATATTCTATCTACGGGTATTTAATTCGGCTTAATTCATTTGGATAGGGTAGACTATTCGATCCGCTGTAGGTAGGGCAGAGATCGATCTGGATATATttacgggtagggtagggtaagggtttagggtgtaccacCTTACTTTACTTTACCTGCACCCCATATATAACAcacattttataaaaattaagtaTATATACAGTAAAGAGCAACCACTaaactaattagttaatttagtaatttagaacatttattaatatgtatgaaatttagaatgattgaattttatatttattttgaaaaaatttgatatttctgctgATAAGGTAGAATAGGATTTAGAACTTTAGCATGCAGGTAGAAATTTAGGGGTGGCAATACTACctgaacccgcgggtacccaccccGCCCCTACCCGCTCGGGGCGGGTAATTACCCACCCCCGCACCGGGGCGGGTTCttaggcggggcggggcggggtcgggtagagcaaaaaTCCGCCCCTACCCACCCCGTTGCCATCCCTAGGTAGAATTAGGGTTAAAAGATTCTCAAACTC is from Arachis ipaensis cultivar K30076 chromosome B01, Araip1.1, whole genome shotgun sequence and encodes:
- the LOC107646748 gene encoding probable methyltransferase PMT27; its protein translation is MAPAFSKGRGNKRPSSTSYTSTVTTLVFVALCVFGVWMVASNSMVSSPKRATITTHTAIDNTEEELLESVTNTNNNNDNPDESSDQTVNNNQDDSSDGITKSEESESNENGSSDNNNSDDGALLSSTQNEASSESNENGSSDNDNNNQIKASQKDEENQEQSTSMESQNNNVDTGGSESQEQSSLGNDEQENEKQLREDKGENDDSTQEAEKPKAEKKRKKPSKQEEAKGDDDNNNDLEWHLCNVTAGFDFIPCLDNEKYLKYSHRKHYEHRERHCPEDAPTCLVPLPNGYKEHIPWPSSRDKIWYHNIPHTKLAEVKGHQNWVKLTGEFLTFPGGGTQFIHGALHYIDFLQKAEAGIAWGKHTRVILDVGCGVGSFGGYLFERDVIAMSFAPKDEHEAQVQFALERGIPALSAVMGTQRLQFPGRVFDLVHCARCRVPWHEDGGLLLLELNRVLRPGGFFVWSATPVYQTLKEDVEIWKQMSALTKAMCWELVTIKNDTLNQVGAAFFRKPVSNECYEQREENEPPMCKDDDDPNAAWYVPLQACLHKLPGEKSERGAEWPEAWPERLHKAPYWLSDSQVGIFGKPLPQDFVEEDQRWKDVIDELSNNGVSWSNIRNVMDMRAVYGGFAAALRDLQLWVFNVVNIDSPDTLPIIYERGLIGIYHDWCESFSTYPRTYDLLHADQLFSKLKNRCKLAPVIVEVDRIVRPGGSLVVRDESNAISEVESLLKSLHWEVTLSKDQEGVLFAKKGYWRPTSFVSVF